A stretch of the Psychroserpens sp. Hel_I_66 genome encodes the following:
- a CDS encoding transglutaminase domain-containing protein, producing MEEIEDFTYNQINKFQDIPKAFYKINEIIFEHIEPKTDLDLVKHLSLWLQNNIKGGPGLSEPSEAALDIMLSGKGGVCSDMAQVFNNFCVINDIKVREWGNTRAPFDTTYGGHSFNEVFSRDLNKWILIDVSNSLFFYAEKEELPLSVVELYENFPKNKQIYFKTFNEAKKVNPKNITKNYLHPDTIPFLICNYSNRTYDNILKRTRPHIPVFVTHFLLYLCGKSYHYRFPYGDYKRIFS from the coding sequence GTGGAGGAGATAGAGGATTTTACATATAACCAGATTAATAAATTTCAGGATATTCCAAAAGCATTCTATAAAATCAATGAGATAATCTTTGAACACATTGAGCCAAAGACAGATTTAGATTTGGTAAAGCATCTCAGTCTTTGGTTGCAAAACAATATAAAGGGAGGTCCAGGACTTAGTGAGCCCTCTGAAGCTGCACTTGACATTATGCTCTCTGGTAAGGGAGGTGTATGCAGTGATATGGCTCAAGTATTCAATAATTTTTGCGTTATCAACGATATAAAGGTTAGAGAATGGGGCAATACCAGAGCGCCTTTTGATACTACATATGGTGGACATTCATTTAACGAAGTGTTTTCTAGGGATTTAAATAAATGGATTCTTATAGATGTCTCTAATAGTCTATTTTTTTATGCGGAAAAAGAGGAACTGCCATTATCTGTTGTAGAGCTTTATGAGAACTTTCCGAAGAATAAACAGATCTATTTTAAAACGTTTAATGAAGCAAAAAAAGTAAATCCAAAAAACATAACGAAAAACTATTTGCATCCAGATACTATTCCCTTTCTAATCTGTAATTATTCTAACAGGACTTACGATAACATACTGAAACGTACCCGACCTCATATTCCTGTCTTCGTTACTCACTTTTTACTGTATCTTTGTGGGAAAAGTTATCATTACCGTTTTCCTTACGGTGATTACAAAAGAATTTTTAGTTGA
- the lnt gene encoding apolipoprotein N-acyltransferase encodes MKKILLALSSGIILALAWPTYGFPLLLFFAFVPLLLAERQLRLSQVKRKGLKVFGLAYLSFFIWNLITTSWLRFASIFGASFAVLVNTALMALLFLLYHKYAKRQSTNRSLLFLVALWISFEKLHLIWEFSWPWLNLGNGFSEYITWIQWYEYTGTFGGTLWVWILNVVIFKGILSYQNKKSKRDLKFLLLKCAGLIIVPILISFGIFKTYSHEGETVDVVVLQPNIDPYSEKYNMTNLKFADLFFELSNSKITDETDFVIAPETFLAESTRLPEFDNSLLKNRFDQYVGEHPNVNVLTGVSFIDTFSNPQLIKKETNQYSKTLWYDDYNSAILINSNNKVQYYNKSRLVVGIENFPYQDILKPLIGDAMIDLGGTVAMKTTQDYRGVFTSSNSKFKVGPIICYESVYGEFVTGYVRNEANFLSIITNDAWWNETQGHKQHLSYASLRAIETRRDIARSANNGISAIINAKGEITSSLAYGEKGALSGKITTNDKMTFYVLAGDYIARIAFFILVFVSLIGFFRRKKEKL; translated from the coding sequence GTGAAAAAAATCTTACTTGCCTTATCATCTGGAATTATTTTAGCATTGGCGTGGCCAACTTATGGCTTTCCGCTCCTGTTATTTTTTGCATTTGTCCCTCTACTTCTTGCTGAACGTCAATTACGATTATCACAAGTAAAACGAAAAGGATTAAAAGTTTTCGGGTTAGCATATCTCTCATTTTTTATATGGAATCTTATCACAACAAGCTGGTTAAGATTCGCCAGCATATTTGGTGCAAGCTTTGCTGTTTTAGTCAATACCGCATTGATGGCCTTGTTGTTTTTACTTTACCACAAATATGCTAAAAGACAATCTACAAATAGATCGCTATTATTTTTAGTTGCACTTTGGATAAGTTTTGAAAAACTGCATCTCATATGGGAGTTCTCTTGGCCTTGGCTAAATTTGGGTAACGGTTTTTCTGAATATATCACTTGGATCCAATGGTACGAATACACGGGAACTTTTGGCGGTACCCTTTGGGTTTGGATTTTAAATGTCGTGATTTTTAAAGGTATCCTATCTTATCAAAACAAAAAATCTAAACGGGATTTAAAATTTTTACTGCTGAAATGTGCTGGACTTATAATCGTGCCTATTCTTATTTCCTTCGGAATTTTTAAAACATATTCACATGAAGGAGAAACGGTTGATGTTGTTGTTTTGCAACCTAATATTGATCCATATTCGGAAAAATACAATATGACGAATCTCAAATTTGCTGATTTGTTTTTTGAATTATCCAATTCTAAAATCACAGATGAAACCGATTTCGTGATAGCTCCAGAAACGTTTCTAGCCGAAAGCACACGTCTTCCCGAATTTGATAATTCCTTACTAAAAAATAGATTTGACCAGTATGTTGGCGAGCATCCAAATGTGAATGTATTGACAGGTGTGTCTTTTATTGACACATTCAGCAATCCACAACTTATAAAAAAAGAAACAAATCAATACAGTAAAACGCTCTGGTATGATGATTATAACTCTGCAATTTTAATAAATTCTAATAACAAGGTTCAATATTACAATAAATCCAGATTGGTGGTTGGGATTGAGAATTTCCCATATCAAGATATTTTGAAACCACTTATAGGTGATGCGATGATTGACCTGGGAGGTACTGTAGCTATGAAAACAACTCAAGATTACAGAGGTGTTTTTACATCTTCTAACTCTAAATTTAAAGTTGGACCCATAATTTGTTATGAATCGGTTTATGGAGAATTTGTAACAGGATATGTACGAAATGAAGCTAATTTTCTGTCTATAATTACCAATGATGCTTGGTGGAACGAAACTCAAGGCCATAAGCAACATTTAAGTTATGCGAGCTTACGTGCTATTGAGACCAGACGTGACATTGCAAGAAGTGCTAATAATGGGATTTCTGCAATAATTAACGCTAAAGGTGAGATTACAAGTAGTTTGGCTTATGGGGAAAAAGGCGCATTATCTGGTAAAATCACTACAAATGATAAAATGACATTTTATGTTTTGGCTGGTGATTATATTGCCAGAATTGCTTTTTTTATTCTAGTTTTTGTGAGCTTGATTGGATTCTTCCGTAGAAAAAAAGAAAAACTATAG
- a CDS encoding CDP-alcohol phosphatidyltransferase family protein, translating to MSVKKYIPNLITLLNLFCGSIAVIFAVHNNFVAAAVFVFLGIFFDFFDGLLARKLNVQSPLGIQLDSLADMVTSGLVPGIVMFKLISTRINAPEIVTNQEWTSNMNWSGINISVVALIGLFVTLASAYRLAKFNIDEDQQTYFKGLPTPANALLILSLPLIIEFQNSNFATSLILNTWFLIAFTLISCYLLNSTIKLFALKFKDYSLANNKFRYVLIISTVILLITLHFIAIPLIIALYILLSVIQNITTKTI from the coding sequence ATGTCTGTAAAAAAGTACATTCCCAATTTAATTACGCTGCTTAATTTGTTCTGCGGAAGTATAGCGGTCATCTTTGCTGTACACAATAACTTTGTGGCTGCAGCTGTTTTTGTTTTCCTCGGAATTTTCTTCGATTTCTTTGATGGCTTACTCGCAAGAAAACTTAATGTCCAGAGTCCTTTGGGAATTCAATTGGATTCTCTGGCAGATATGGTCACGAGCGGTTTGGTGCCTGGCATTGTCATGTTCAAACTAATTTCAACAAGAATTAATGCTCCGGAAATTGTTACAAACCAAGAGTGGACTTCAAACATGAATTGGTCAGGGATTAATATCTCAGTAGTTGCGCTAATTGGCTTGTTTGTTACTTTGGCATCTGCATATAGACTGGCAAAATTCAATATTGATGAAGATCAACAAACTTATTTCAAAGGTCTGCCTACACCAGCCAATGCGTTATTGATATTATCATTACCGTTGATTATAGAATTTCAGAATAGCAACTTCGCAACTTCATTGATTTTAAATACTTGGTTTTTGATTGCGTTTACTTTGATAAGCTGTTATTTATTGAATTCAACAATCAAACTGTTTGCCTTAAAGTTTAAGGACTATAGTTTGGCAAATAATAAGTTTAGATATGTATTGATTATCTCTACGGTTATATTGTTGATAACCCTTCATTTTATTGCGATACCTTTAATAATCGCATTATATATTTTGCTTTCTGTAATTCAAAATATAACGACAAAAACAATTTAA
- a CDS encoding glycosyltransferase family 4 protein codes for MSVLTIISHTEHYRNGNGEIVGLGSTVTEINNLLEIFDEIIHVAMLHDSEPPPSAMPYISNKIKFRALPAVGGSKITDKFSLILKAPLVLKIIKNALKNTDYFQFRAPTGIGVFVIPYLILLSSKKGWFKYAGNWKQEHAPIAYRFQRWLLKNQRRKVTINGMWDHQPKQCLTFENPCLTSEELKLGKEISGKKSIKNTGVNLCFVGRLEKEKGLDLLLDTLFSLVASEKSQLNTIHIVGHGKHIEDYKKRTVDSGLNFVFHGWLSRKAVHNIYSQSHAIVLPSASEGFPKVIAEAMNYACLPIVSHVSSIGQYVKDEVNGFTFYPITDENLVVNIRKLLELTEVDFSKMKNAQSEALKKFTFSYYNKRILNEIIELR; via the coding sequence ATGAGCGTATTAACCATCATATCACATACAGAGCATTACAGAAATGGTAATGGGGAAATTGTGGGTTTGGGTTCTACGGTCACCGAAATCAATAATTTATTAGAAATTTTTGATGAAATTATTCATGTTGCAATGCTCCACGACAGTGAGCCACCTCCTAGTGCAATGCCATATATCTCTAACAAAATTAAGTTTAGAGCTCTACCAGCAGTGGGAGGCTCAAAAATAACCGATAAATTTTCCTTGATTTTAAAAGCACCATTAGTTTTAAAAATAATTAAGAACGCTCTAAAAAATACAGATTACTTTCAATTTAGGGCACCAACGGGAATTGGTGTTTTTGTAATTCCGTATTTGATATTACTCAGTTCAAAAAAAGGATGGTTTAAATATGCTGGGAATTGGAAGCAAGAGCATGCGCCAATTGCCTATAGATTTCAACGTTGGTTATTGAAGAACCAGAGACGAAAAGTGACCATTAACGGTATGTGGGACCATCAACCTAAACAATGCCTCACTTTTGAAAATCCGTGTTTGACTTCCGAAGAACTAAAACTGGGAAAAGAAATTAGTGGTAAAAAATCCATTAAAAACACTGGTGTCAATTTGTGTTTCGTTGGGCGTTTAGAGAAAGAGAAGGGATTGGACTTACTTTTAGACACGTTGTTTTCTTTGGTTGCTTCAGAAAAATCCCAACTTAATACAATCCATATCGTTGGGCATGGTAAGCACATTGAAGATTATAAAAAAAGAACAGTTGATAGCGGATTGAATTTTGTGTTTCACGGTTGGTTGTCAAGAAAGGCAGTTCATAACATCTATTCCCAAAGTCATGCTATTGTGTTGCCATCTGCTTCAGAAGGCTTTCCCAAAGTCATTGCAGAGGCGATGAATTATGCGTGTTTGCCAATTGTATCTCATGTCTCTTCTATTGGGCAGTACGTGAAAGATGAGGTTAATGGATTTACGTTCTATCCCATAACTGATGAAAACTTGGTTGTAAACATTAGAAAGCTGTTAGAATTGACAGAGGTAGATTTCAGCAAAATGAAAAACGCACAAAGCGAAGCGCTCAAAAAGTTTACGTTCTCTTATTATAACAAAAGAATTTTAAATGAAATCATTGAGCTTAGATAA
- a CDS encoding PorV/PorQ family protein, with translation MKTYLFIASTLITFFCTAQTKYSNEFLNIGVDAAALGMSNSVVSHTGDVNSGYWNPAGLVNLEDNELALLHSSYFANIANYNYIAFAKPLDDRSAIALSLIRFGVDDILDTTQLIDDQGNINYDRVSLFSTADYALTFSYARKLPLDGLSYGVNAKVVRRIIGDFANSWGFGLDAGIQFEGQNDWKFGIMARDITTTFNAWSFDDDKLADIQNAIEGQNQTVPEKTELTIPKLQVGMSKKFIFHYDYSLLASFDLNVRFEQNNDIVSSSFASVNPALGFEFGYTDLVFLRAGAGNFQNELQIDNSEDLTFQPSLGLGFKYRGIQIDYAFTDIGDQSAALYSNVFSLKLDFSIFR, from the coding sequence TTGAAAACGTACCTATTCATTGCCTCGACTTTGATAACATTTTTTTGTACTGCCCAGACTAAATATTCTAATGAATTTTTGAATATTGGTGTTGACGCAGCTGCTCTTGGTATGAGCAATAGTGTGGTTTCCCATACTGGAGATGTGAATTCTGGATATTGGAATCCTGCTGGTTTGGTTAATTTAGAAGATAATGAATTAGCCTTATTACATTCTAGTTATTTTGCCAATATTGCCAATTATAATTACATCGCATTTGCAAAACCACTTGATGATAGAAGTGCTATCGCACTGTCATTGATTCGTTTTGGAGTGGACGATATTTTAGATACTACACAGCTTATAGATGACCAAGGAAACATCAATTATGACCGTGTAAGTTTGTTTTCTACTGCAGATTATGCACTTACTTTTTCTTATGCCAGAAAACTTCCACTTGACGGTCTAAGTTATGGTGTAAACGCTAAAGTCGTTAGAAGAATTATTGGGGATTTTGCTAATTCTTGGGGATTTGGTTTAGATGCTGGGATTCAATTTGAAGGTCAAAATGACTGGAAATTCGGTATCATGGCTCGAGACATTACTACCACTTTCAATGCCTGGTCTTTTGATGATGATAAATTAGCAGACATCCAAAACGCTATTGAAGGTCAAAACCAAACCGTACCAGAAAAAACAGAACTTACCATCCCAAAATTACAGGTGGGAATGTCCAAGAAATTTATTTTTCATTACGATTATTCTTTATTGGCATCGTTTGATTTAAACGTAAGATTTGAACAAAATAATGATATCGTATCTAGCTCGTTTGCCAGTGTCAATCCCGCTTTGGGGTTTGAGTTTGGCTATACAGATCTCGTTTTTTTAAGAGCTGGAGCTGGTAACTTTCAAAATGAACTTCAAATAGATAATAGCGAAGATTTGACGTTTCAGCCTAGTTTGGGGTTAGGTTTCAAATACAGAGGCATACAAATAGATTATGCTTTTACAGATATTGGAGACCAAAGCGCTGCTTTATACTCCAATGTATTTTCTTTAAAACTCGATTTTAGTATCTTTAGATAG
- a CDS encoding O-antigen ligase family protein, whose protein sequence is MKTNITYLSAVGFHIAIGLIIYLNESLAKVYFASALLYFLYRIILVSDSQKTFEILKACAYFVGAEVFLRTTKGAISYEAGKYLVIVFIIMGMFYKGISGRGYPYFIYIMLLIPSIFVASTTLSFDANFRTNIAFVLSGPVCLGLAALFCYDKRVSYKQMSQILLYMLLPILTHTAYIYFYAPDLQDVLTSTASNREAAGGFGSNQVATVLGLGMFILGVRLFINSKTMGIRVFNMILLIFISYRAVVTLSRGGVIVGVFCILIFLFYYFIQAKSKAKNQVIGVFVLFSSALVIAWFVSSSQSSGLTDKRYANQNARGVQKQDVTTGRKTLFLEEIDGFITNPFLGIGSSRAKDRRIEEEGQGVTSHNEISRTLAEHGLLGVIILIILIFKPLDLRANNKKNYYFFAFLAFWFATINHSSMRIAAPAFIYSLALLNVVNEKYPLHRKQLKEQQV, encoded by the coding sequence GTGAAAACCAATATAACATATCTTTCAGCTGTAGGTTTTCATATTGCCATTGGACTTATCATTTATCTAAATGAGAGTTTGGCAAAAGTGTATTTTGCTTCGGCATTATTATATTTTTTGTATCGAATTATTTTAGTTTCAGATAGTCAAAAAACGTTTGAAATTTTAAAAGCATGTGCTTATTTTGTTGGAGCAGAGGTTTTCTTACGCACAACAAAAGGTGCTATTTCGTACGAAGCAGGAAAATATTTAGTAATAGTATTCATTATAATGGGTATGTTCTATAAAGGTATTTCAGGAAGGGGATATCCTTATTTTATATACATCATGCTCTTAATTCCATCTATTTTCGTGGCATCAACGACATTGAGCTTTGATGCTAATTTTAGAACGAATATAGCATTTGTATTAAGTGGGCCTGTTTGTTTAGGATTAGCTGCCTTATTTTGTTATGACAAGAGGGTATCCTATAAGCAAATGTCTCAAATTTTATTATATATGCTACTTCCCATTTTAACACATACTGCATATATATATTTCTACGCACCAGATTTACAAGATGTTTTAACGAGTACAGCGTCTAATAGAGAAGCTGCAGGTGGTTTTGGTTCAAACCAGGTAGCGACTGTTTTGGGTCTTGGAATGTTTATTCTGGGAGTACGTCTATTTATCAATTCGAAAACTATGGGTATTCGCGTTTTCAACATGATATTATTGATATTTATATCTTATCGTGCTGTAGTTACTTTAAGTAGAGGAGGTGTTATAGTAGGGGTGTTTTGTATTTTGATTTTTTTATTCTATTATTTTATTCAGGCTAAATCAAAAGCTAAGAATCAGGTTATTGGAGTATTTGTACTATTTAGTTCAGCTTTAGTTATCGCTTGGTTTGTGAGTTCTAGCCAAAGTAGTGGGCTTACAGATAAACGTTATGCTAATCAAAATGCAAGAGGAGTGCAGAAACAAGATGTTACTACAGGTCGTAAAACTTTATTCTTAGAAGAAATTGATGGTTTTATTACTAATCCTTTTTTAGGTATTGGATCCAGTCGCGCAAAAGACAGACGTATTGAAGAGGAGGGGCAAGGCGTGACTTCTCATAATGAAATTAGTAGAACTTTAGCAGAACATGGACTTTTAGGTGTGATTATTTTAATCATTTTAATATTTAAACCGCTTGATTTAAGAGCAAATAATAAAAAAAACTACTATTTTTTTGCATTCTTGGCCTTCTGGTTTGCCACTATAAATCACTCCTCAATGCGCATAGCAGCACCCGCTTTTATCTATTCTCTAGCTCTTTTAAATGTCGTAAATGAAAAATATCCTTTACATAGGAAACAACTTAAAGAACAGCAAGTCTAA
- a CDS encoding DUF808 domain-containing protein: MASGFFALLDDIGALMDDVAAMSKITTKKTAGILGDDLAVNAEKASGFVASREIPVLWAITKGSMLNKLIILPVAFLLSAFLPWAVTVILIIGGVYLAYEGVEKIYEYFVPHEKHTTIDLKENLTKEELLELEKSKIKSAILTDFILSVEIVIIALGTVVGQELLFQILVVSIVAIIATVGVYGIVALIVRMDDLGLRLVKLSDGKKNVTYYIGNFLVQALPKIIKSLSVIGTIALLLVSGGIFAHNLEFLHHFLEQIPSMLRDFILGLIVGAIAVIVVKLLKWLYGRLFKTKHKTEQH, translated from the coding sequence ATGGCATCAGGATTTTTTGCATTGTTAGATGATATTGGAGCACTCATGGATGATGTTGCTGCAATGAGTAAGATTACAACTAAAAAAACAGCAGGGATTTTAGGTGATGACTTGGCGGTAAATGCTGAGAAAGCTTCAGGGTTTGTAGCATCTAGGGAAATCCCTGTACTTTGGGCCATTACAAAGGGCTCAATGCTCAACAAGTTGATTATTTTACCTGTAGCATTTTTATTAAGTGCGTTTTTACCTTGGGCTGTAACCGTTATTTTAATTATTGGAGGTGTTTATTTGGCTTACGAAGGTGTAGAAAAAATATACGAATATTTCGTGCCTCATGAAAAACATACAACAATTGACCTCAAAGAGAATCTCACAAAGGAAGAATTACTGGAATTAGAGAAATCTAAGATTAAATCTGCGATTTTAACCGATTTTATACTTTCCGTAGAAATTGTAATTATTGCTTTGGGAACTGTTGTAGGACAAGAATTACTATTTCAAATTCTTGTTGTATCCATTGTCGCAATTATAGCAACTGTTGGGGTTTACGGAATTGTAGCCCTTATCGTGAGAATGGATGATTTGGGATTGCGATTGGTTAAATTAAGTGATGGCAAAAAAAATGTGACCTATTATATTGGTAATTTTTTGGTACAGGCTTTACCAAAAATCATCAAAAGTTTATCGGTAATTGGGACCATCGCGCTTCTATTGGTTTCTGGAGGGATATTTGCCCATAACCTTGAATTCTTACATCACTTTTTAGAACAAATCCCATCAATGCTAAGGGATTTTATTTTAGGATTGATAGTAGGAGCAATAGCAGTAATCGTTGTTAAATTATTAAAGTGGTTGTATGGTCGTTTATTCAAGACGAAACATAAAACTGAGCAGCATTAA
- a CDS encoding glycosyltransferase family 4 protein: protein MKNILYIGNNLKNSKSNISGIQILGPLLESEGYHVQYASSKTNKALRLFDMIKSCLSFFKKVDVVIIDTYSTQNFYYAFIISQLCRILDLKYFTILHGGNLPSRLQSNPKMSGMIFKNAKCNVSPSNYLKISFNNYGLHNMVYIPNTLEIKNYNLFQKTYEVPKLLWVRSFSEIYNPKLAVNVFKSLRKTYPNAQLCMVGPDSDGSLKEIKALAQQLNVDVKFTGKLSKKEWINLSKDYNVFINTTNFDNSPVSVVEAMALGLPVVSTNVGGMPYLIETGRDGILVKKDHVDEMVNAIVEILKNNIKREEIIKNARIKAETFDWAKIKLKWLDILN, encoded by the coding sequence ATGAAAAATATCCTTTACATAGGAAACAACTTAAAGAACAGCAAGTCTAATATTTCTGGGATTCAAATTCTTGGACCGTTATTGGAAAGTGAAGGCTATCATGTTCAATATGCATCATCAAAAACTAACAAGGCATTGAGGTTGTTTGATATGATTAAATCTTGTCTTAGTTTTTTTAAAAAAGTCGATGTAGTTATAATAGATACTTATAGTACTCAAAATTTTTATTATGCATTTATTATCAGTCAATTGTGTAGAATTCTAGATCTAAAATATTTTACAATTTTACATGGTGGTAATCTGCCTTCCAGATTACAATCGAATCCTAAAATGAGTGGGATGATCTTTAAAAATGCAAAGTGTAATGTCTCTCCATCAAATTACCTTAAAATTTCATTTAACAATTATGGTCTTCATAATATGGTTTATATCCCAAATACACTAGAGATCAAAAATTATAATCTATTCCAAAAAACATATGAAGTTCCTAAATTATTATGGGTAAGATCATTTTCAGAAATATATAATCCAAAACTTGCAGTAAATGTATTTAAGTCTTTAAGAAAAACATATCCAAATGCGCAATTATGTATGGTTGGTCCTGATAGTGACGGTAGCTTAAAAGAAATTAAAGCATTAGCTCAACAATTAAATGTTGACGTGAAATTTACAGGTAAATTAAGTAAAAAAGAATGGATAAATCTCTCTAAAGACTATAACGTGTTTATCAATACCACTAATTTTGATAATTCACCAGTTAGTGTTGTAGAAGCTATGGCATTAGGTTTACCTGTGGTTTCAACCAATGTTGGAGGAATGCCATATTTAATAGAAACCGGCAGAGACGGTATTCTTGTCAAAAAAGATCATGTAGACGAAATGGTTAATGCCATTGTTGAAATTTTAAAAAATAATATCAAACGAGAAGAAATTATCAAAAATGCAAGGATAAAAGCAGAGACATTTGATTGGGCAAAAATCAAATTAAAATGGTTAGACATCTTAAACTAA
- a CDS encoding exopolysaccharide biosynthesis polyprenyl glycosylphosphotransferase — MSRKKDIHFEVSERKILLRIFDICVIFLGLYALPYVVKYDYLTVNFQNVTSLTVLAVYITVFGTIFEIYDLQKSSKLDVTFRNIVLTSSTTVLFYMLTPVVTPFLPEQRLHILYFYLTIIITIFLWRWAYIAFISTPRFYKKVLLVGEISNIENIIKPLNQSDPNYKIVGFINSESEADSPIKFKGLKEFKAKDLLNVIRDQKISEVLVASYNSETITPEIYHDLISLLDQGFIIREYTQVYEEITYRVPVQFVGKDFYKYFPFSRSNQNTLYLFFHRTFDILFSILGLLFGLLISPIIFFGNLIANKGPLLYTQERVGKNGKPFQIVKLRSMIVNAENGRAEWAQKDDVRITQFGKFLRRSRIDEIPQFINVLKGEMSIIGPRPERPFFVHELSRIIPFYETRHIVKPGLTGWAQVNTRYGSSVDDSLTKLQYDLYYIKRRSVFLDINIIVKTLSTILYYRGQ; from the coding sequence ATGAGTCGTAAAAAAGATATACATTTTGAAGTATCCGAACGTAAAATACTACTTCGCATTTTCGATATCTGTGTCATATTTCTAGGTTTATATGCGTTGCCATATGTCGTTAAATATGATTATTTAACAGTAAATTTTCAAAATGTAACATCATTAACCGTACTTGCTGTTTATATAACAGTATTTGGGACAATTTTTGAGATTTACGATCTCCAAAAGTCAAGCAAATTGGATGTCACTTTTAGAAATATTGTACTTACATCATCTACAACAGTACTGTTTTATATGCTTACTCCTGTAGTAACACCTTTTTTGCCAGAACAAAGACTTCATATTCTATATTTTTATTTAACGATAATTATTACCATATTTTTATGGAGATGGGCATATATAGCCTTTATTTCCACCCCAAGATTCTATAAAAAAGTACTATTGGTTGGGGAGATTTCCAATATAGAAAATATAATAAAACCTTTAAATCAGTCAGATCCCAACTATAAAATTGTTGGATTTATTAATTCTGAATCTGAAGCAGATTCGCCAATAAAATTCAAAGGTTTAAAAGAGTTCAAAGCCAAGGATCTACTCAATGTCATAAGAGATCAAAAAATCTCCGAAGTTTTAGTTGCTAGTTATAATTCTGAAACAATAACACCAGAAATCTACCACGATCTTATTTCGCTTTTAGATCAAGGATTTATAATTAGAGAATACACGCAAGTATATGAGGAGATTACCTATCGCGTTCCAGTTCAGTTTGTAGGAAAGGATTTTTACAAATATTTTCCCTTCAGCAGAAGTAATCAAAACACATTATACCTGTTTTTCCATAGAACGTTTGATATTCTATTCTCCATATTGGGATTGTTATTTGGACTTCTTATTTCGCCAATAATTTTCTTCGGAAATTTAATAGCAAACAAAGGCCCTCTATTATATACCCAGGAAAGAGTAGGTAAAAACGGAAAGCCATTTCAAATCGTAAAACTGCGTAGCATGATCGTCAATGCAGAAAACGGAAGAGCGGAATGGGCTCAAAAAGATGATGTGAGAATTACTCAATTTGGTAAATTTCTAAGACGATCTAGAATAGATGAAATTCCTCAATTCATCAATGTGCTTAAAGGTGAGATGAGCATTATTGGTCCACGACCTGAGCGACCGTTTTTTGTCCATGAGCTATCACGTATCATCCCTTTTTATGAGACGCGACACATTGTAAAACCAGGTCTTACAGGTTGGGCACAGGTAAATACACGCTATGGCTCGTCTGTTGATGATAGTTTAACCAAATTACAATATGATTTGTATTACATAAAACGTAGAAGCGTATTTTTAGATATCAATATTATCGTGAAAACCTTAAGTACAATTCTGTATTACAGAGGACAATAA